The Arachis duranensis cultivar V14167 chromosome 9, aradu.V14167.gnm2.J7QH, whole genome shotgun sequence genomic sequence CGACGTGTAATTACAGAGTTGTGACACGTGGAATACGTCATGTAAGTTAGACAAATGCGGCGGCAAAGCTACTTGACATGCCACCAACCCGATTCGCCTAAAAAATTCATAACAGTCCTATATATCTTGGATTCAACTTCTTCGTCTTAATCGCCCTTCCAATCCCAGTTGTAGGAGTAACCTTTAAAATACATGCTCGCCCACTTCAAATTCCAACggttttcttctttgatctgCATAACTTTTTGTCGACTATATGTAGTTAAAATCCTAGCTCGAATCTTTTTAATCTTCTCAGTAGTCTCTGCTACCAAATCTGGCCTTAACACACTTGCTTCACCGGCCTCATACTAACAAAGTGGAGATTGGCACTTTCGTCCATACAAAGCCTCATACAGAGCCATTCCAATGCTCGCATGAAAGCTGTTGTTGTCCGCAAACTCCACCAATAGCATGTAAGGGTCCCAACTTCCTAGTTGATCCAAGACACACGCCCTCAACATATCTTCCAACGTTTGAATAGTCTGTTCTGACTACCCATCTGTTTGCGGATGATACGCCGTGCTGAGACATAGTCTCGTACTGAAAGCTCTTTGAAAGGCTCCCtggtgcacgaatccccacGCTTCGTACAGctaaaccagcaagtgcattgggtcgtcgaagtaatacctgagcgagtcagggtcgatcctatgaggattgtggtttgaagcaagctatggttatcttgcaggtcttagtcaggcggatagaaGAGTTATTGGTTTGGTTGTTTGATTGCATAAAAGGAATAAAGAAAATGGTATAAAATACTTTGTGAATTGAATTATAATCAGAGATAAGAAGATGGTTTTGGcttgaagatgctttgtccttctggattaactttGGTATTACTATCTtcttcaattgtgaatgatttcttctatggcaggctgtatatGATCAACACCGTATGGCCGCGGTCATTAATCTCTCCTATTTTAGATCAAACACCGTATGGCCgcggtcatccaatctgaacggGGGTGAAGCTCCTACAGTTCATTCTCTtcgatgatcctactcaaaacgcaacagacaaggtcgaatcttctggatcagagGATGGTGCGccttggttctagcctctaccacagagaccctaatctctcTATACCTcagctgaactggtgtctcgagaagtccctaacaaagtcgtggattatccgtctaagagatgtataatcgtGTTGGCGGTTCGATGCTTTCCAGtcacgtattcacacgaacctaAGAAGATACAGgtgattgtcaggcacgcggtctTAGTATGAAGATTGGAGTTGATTGTCACAGATCAtcccattcatcaagttgaagaatgaatatacatcttagaattgaatcaaacacggattagagagaaataataatacttttattaatccatagaaCTCAGCAGGGCTTCTCCCCTCAACTTAGGAGGTTTaaaaactcatactgatagaaaatataATGTGATAAACGAAAATATGGTGTAAAGTGGCCGAAGATCCTTAACAAAGAGTGATCTtctactttaaatactaaactaatgactagtaaaggtaaaacagtctttttagtgctaaaatccacttctagggacCACTTGGTGAgtatttgggctgagctttaatgagatccacatgctaggaggcctctagggcattgaacactggctagggggtcctctctAGGTGTTTGGATGCAGGTCTCCTTCTTTGGACGCTGAACGTCTGGAATGGGACAGGAGGCTGGTGTtagacgccagttttgggccttctattctgaagcaaagtatgaactattatatattgttggaaagatCTAGAAGTCAGCTTTCCATATCCATTAAGAATGCCTCATTTGGACTTTCATAACTCTAGAAAATCTcttttgagtgcaaagaggtcagattcggacagcatctgcagtgctttctctgtctctgaatcagacttttgctccagctcctcaatttcagccagaaaatacctaaaattgtaTAAAAACACACagactcatagtagaatccaaaaatgtgaatttaacactaaaatcgatgaaaacttaataaaaactaaacaaaacatactaaaaactatatgaaaatgatgtcaaaaagcatataaaatatccgctcatcactcccCAAAACCTTGATGTGAATCAGGGATCACGGTCTGACACTATGCTTGATGGCACACCATGCAACCTTACAATCTCCTTGATGTACAACCTTGCCAATTCCTCCATAGAGTAGTTCACTCGGATAGGCAGAAAGTGAGCGCACTTGGTTAAGCGATCCACGATCACATAAATCGCATCAAATCCCAACCTAGTCCTTGGTAAACCACTCACAAAATCCATGGCAATTCCTTTCCACTTCCACTAAGGAATCTCAAGTGGCTCTAACATTCCTAACGGTCTCTGGTGCTCTATCTTCACTCTTTGACACGTCAGACACTTAGACACAACTGTAGCTGTATCAACCTTCATCCTaggccaccagaacatcttcTTTAGATCATAGTACATCTTCATAATTCCTGGATGAATAAAAAACCCACTGTTATAAGCTTCTGACAATAACTCTAGACTCAAACTTCTGACATCCGGCACATAAATTCTCCATTTATACCTCCACAACCCCTCCTTATCCTTAGTAAACTCTCCATGCCTCTTCTTACCAATTGGTTGAAACATCTTCTAAGGTTCTTGTCTGTCTTGCTGAGCCTTCTGAATTTCTGACTTAAACGTACTCGAAATGCACAATTGGTTCAAATAGGCTTGTCCGTCAGTTTCACCAATATCCAGCTTAAGTTCAGCAAACTTATTTACTAACTCCTCTTCTTTGATCATCATCCAAGCAACAGTCAAAGACTTTCTACTCAAAGCATCTGCTACCACATTAGCCTTCCCAAGGTGATAACTCAGTTTAAAATCATAATCCTTAAGCAGCTCCATCCACCTCCTTTGACGTATATTAAGCTTTTTCTGATCAAAGATATGCTTAAGAATCTTGTGATAAGAAAAGACTCTAAAACTCACTCCGTACAAGTAATGCCTCCAAATCTTCAACGCATACCCAATCGCTGCAAATTCCAAGTCACGAGTTGGGTAATTCACCTTATGTGGTCTCAGCTGACGCGATGCGTAAGCCACCACATTCCGGTGTTGCATCAACACGCAACCTAAACCCTTTAGAGAAGCATCATAGTATACTTCAAATGGTTCATGTAGTGCAGGTAGAATTAAAAGTGGTGCTAAAGTCAACTTTTGTTTCAAagtctgaaagctctcctcacaCTTTGCCTTCCACACAAACAGTGTCTCTTTACTTGTTAACTTAGTCATTGGTAGTGTGATTTGTGAGAACTCGTGAATAAAAATTCTGTAATAACCAGCTAACCCTAAAAAGCTTCTAACCTCTGTTACTGTTGTCGGTCTTTCCCATTCCATCACTACCTCTACTTTCGAAGGATCTATGACTATTCCACCtttactcaccacgtgacctAAGAACTTCACTTCCTCCTTCCAGAACTTGCATTTGGACAACTTAGCATACAATTCCCTCTCCTTCAGAACTTGTAGCACAATCCTCAGATATTCTTCATGCTCCTTCGCCGTCTTTGAATAAACTAAGATGTCGTCTATGAAAACCACCACAAATTTGTCCAAAAAGGGATGAAATACtctgttcatgtaatccatgaacacAGCAGGTGCATTCGTCAACCCAAAGGACATCACCGCAAACTCGTAGTGTCCATAGTGCATCCTAAATGCAGTTTTTGGAATGTCATCCTCCTTTACATGTATCTGATGGTAACCGAATCTCAGATAAATCTTGGAAAACACCTCAGCTCCTTGCAATTGATCCATTAAGTCATGTATCCTCGGCAACAGATACTTGTTTTTCATAGTCACTTTGTTCAGATGTCGGTAATCCACACAAAGTTGCATTCCCCCATCTTTTTTCTTTACCAACAAAACTAGCGCTCCTCACAGAGATACACTTGGTCGAATGAACCTCTTGTTTAGAAGCTCTTCCAACTGAGTCTTAAGTTTAGCCAGCTGATCGGAGCCATTCGATATGGCGCAATCGACACTGGTCCGGCTCCCACCACCAATTCAATCGTAAATTCAATTTCCCTTTGATGCGAAAATTCAGGAATATCTTTAGGAAATACTTCAGGAAAATCTCTAACTACCGGAATTTGATCTAACCTCTGTTCATCGCCTAATGCATTCACAGCCAACAATATATAACCCTGACACTTCTCTCTGCTACAGTTCACCAACACAAAGTTCAGGTAATAACCCTCAGCTATCACTGCTCCACCTTCCCCTTCCGGAATAAACCGAATTGATCGCTTAAAGTAATCCAATAAAACCCGATTCTTTGACAACCAATCAAACCCCAAAATCATTTCCAATCCAACCATTGGTAAACAAATCAAATCATGAACAAATTCTCTACTCTCAAGCTTGAAAGATGTGCCTACAACCTAACTTTGTCACAATTGCCTGATACGGGGTATGCACGTGCAAATCAAAAGctaattctaaaattttcaaTCCTAGTTCCTCAACTTTATCAAATGTATTAAAAGAATGCGAAGCTCCAGTATCATATAATGCAACCAATATTTTATCACCAATTAAACTTATACCTCTCATTAAAGGATCCCCCTTATCCGCATCATTTGTGTTCACAGCAAACACCCTTCCTTGGTGTTGATTTCGACCCGCATTCAGGTTCCTCCCACGAGGACAATCCTTCGCCAGATGTCCAGATAATCCACATGTAAAACATCCACCTATACCCAGCTTGCACAAATCATAAGGATGAAAACGCCCACAACTGTTACAAATTAAATCCAGAGATGTTTTACTCTAATTACCTCTTCCTCTCGCCTGGTGGTACTTATCAAAAGTGGGCCTCCTAATGTTGTCTTGACCTTGAGGGACATGTCCTCCCCTCTTGAAGTTCTGACCCCACGGCTGAAAGTACTTGCCTCGGCCTCAAGCATTGTTTCTTCCTCAATTATCTCTTGCCAATGTCACTTTCTTAGCACACTCTTCCACCACCCTTGCCTTATTCACAAGCTCATAAAACACCCGTATCTCCAAAGGAGCCACAGCACTCATAATGGTGTCCCTCAAATCCCTTTGATAGTTTATACACTTCCAACTCTCGTAGGACTCCGGGGCACCTTGAcacaccctaaaaaacctaCAGAGTTCCTCGAACTAACTAGTGTACTTTGCCACAGATAATGAACCTCTAAAAGTTGATGGATGAACCTTGAGAAACGAAGCCAAGGTCATCGGAGCACCTCCCAAGTCATTACCGTCTCCTTCCCCATTTCCATTCTTGTTTTCGTTATCGTTCCCCGCCGGTTTACCCATCCTTTTCCATGGCATGCATGGTTGCCATAGTGTTACCTTGCATAGTATTTGCCAGATTAGTCATAGCTACCATAACCCCAGCATGGTTGTCGGCCGGTTGGTCATTCTCAGTTTCTCCCTGTGTACGAGTACGACCTCATCCGCGAGTAGCCATTAGGGTTCCTGTCTATACCAAATAGTCGATATCAAGGTGACtagtctcaatatcaaaagccTAGTGCTTCAATTATTCCAAAAGGCAGTCACAAAAAAGCATGCTATGCATATATCAAGCAGATAACCTAAATAGCATCAAAGAAAAAGACACAGggtatgcaatgaagcacaatcggtccatccctcaggctcacgaggacgaacctctctgataccactaaatataacaccctaattaccctaaacCTTACCTCATCCcttaaagcaaaggttaattaAAGGTCACGACAATTCTAAGGATTATACATCAATACatatagaagaaaataataattctagATGCTCGATGAAGAAATAAGCTAAAAAATAGAGTTTCAAAACTGCAAAACTTTCACACGAAGTAACGAACTTAAGGCACAGGATATAGATACAAGATTAGAAAGCATAAATAGATATATGAGTATAATAGTCATAAAGAAGTAACCTCAGCCGCAGAGTTTAGGCCAAGTAGTTACATAGAGACATACAGAGCTTTGAAAGTAAAACCAACATATACAATATATCTCTCtcaaagtaagcctctaaggcaaatataaatacaaaattgaGAGTACTTAATGTAGAGCAAAACCGTCCGCTAAGAAATTCTTCTCGGTAAAAGAGAAATAACTTCGTTGTAGGTATAGTTCTCAACAAACGAGTAGTGCTCAAATCAAAGTttgatattttcaaattcaaaacatataaaccgAGAGTAATGAAATCTCGAGTCGTTCTCCTAGGACTGCAATTGAAGTGTTACTCTCTTGGTTGTGAGGGGGCAAAAAGGGGTTTTGGAATCAAGAAATGAGAGATTAAAAGAACCAAGAAATGAATGAATTAAGAAGTAATCAAAATTGATATTAAtgcaaggaaaaagaaaaataaggtcaaaactagtgaaaatgctaGAAATGCATAAAAAGCCTTTACTTGGAAATGAGGatccaaggaatcctatcattgccataaccacaactatggtaattatgatgagtcaatctcgcTTAGTTAACCCCGATCATCGAGGAgcaagtcaagcaagcataattgaccttgatccataagtcctagctaacttaccaaaTTATTGGTAAAAAGCTAGCTTCAATGGAcacaagagtcaactaactacccaagaattaccactaaatgttgG encodes the following:
- the LOC107466039 gene encoding uncharacterized protein LOC107466039, which codes for MGKPAGNDNENKNGNGEGDGNDLGGAPMTLASFLKVHPSTFRGSLSVANCGRFHPYDLCKLGIGGCFTCGLSGHLAKDCPRGRNLNAGRNQHQGRVFAVNTNDADKGDPLMRGISLIGDKILVALYDTGASHSFNTFDKVEELGLKILELAFDLHVHTPYQAIVTKLGCRHIFQA